The nucleotide sequence ACGTTGAACTGGTCTCGGGCGATCCGGCTGGCACACAGGTGCAGCCTGTGCACCTCAAGGGCCTCGGCGTACCGCCCCAGGAGCATCAACGGCAAGCCGTAGCTCGGTAGGGCGGACAGGACGTCGATCGCCCATCGTCTGCGCTCGTTGAATGACTGCCGGTGGATTGCCACCGATTCATTCAGCCTACCTAGTTGGCAGTACACAATCGCCAAGCTCGTTCTACTTACGCAAACACCCCGACGGTCGTCGACGGACTTCCGTACCTGGATCGCCCGTTCCAGGTCACGTAGTGCCCGCTGCGGTTGGCCGCTCTGCAGCCACGCATATGCCCGATAATTGTGGATCGTGGCGATCGCCGCAGAATTGCCCAGTCGGATGGCCGCCTCCAGTGCGTGGCGGTGGGTCTCCAGGATTTCGTCGTTGTATCCCTGGATGAAATAGAATCTCCAAATCACCCGAGCCAAGCGCCACACCTCGTTCAGATGTCCGTCCTCGGCCGCGACGCGGACAAGGCGTCGCAGGGTGTCCCGCTCCTCTTCAAGCCATTCAGGGCCGACGGAACCGTCGGAGATGACCAGATCTGGACGCAGCGGCCGATCCAGTCCTAACTGGTCCGTCAACTCGACGGGTTCGATTGCACGGGTGGCGACAAGAGCAAGATGAAGATAATAGTCGAGTATTCGGCGGGTTACCGATCGCCGTTCGGCGGATTCGAGCGCGGATGTGACCAACTGTTCGGCGTACCCACGCAACAGGTCGTGCAGCCGGAACCGGCCTGCGCGGAGTTCCTCGACAAGATGACGGTCGACGAGTTCGTCGAGGACAAGTTCGGACTGCTCCAGTGACATGTCAGCCAACGCGGCGACCAGACCCAACCCGAAGTGTTCGCCGGGATGTAGTCCGAGGAGCCGGAACACTCGCTGTGTCCGCTCCGCAAGAGGTTCGTAAGACAGCGCGAAGACGGCGGCGACGGTTCGGTCCTCCGCAGAGAGTTCTCCGAGTACGTGACCACTGTGCTCGAGACGCTGGGCCAGGTCTGCCACCCGCCAGCCGGGCCGGTGCGCAAGCCGGGCCCCTGCCAGCCGGATCGCCAGCGGAAGGTGGCCGCATCGACGTACCACCGTTGTAGCGGCCTTGAGTTCGGCACGAATCCGACCCGGCCCGGCAACCGTCGCCAGCAGTTCGATGGCATCGTCCTCGCGCAGGACTCCCAACGATTCGGGTGGGATGCCGTCACTGGCCAGCAGCCTGCGACGGCTCGTCACCAGTACCAGCGCACCGGGCGCGGACGGCAGCAACGGTTCGATCTGGTCCCTGCTGCCGGCGTTGTCCAGGACCACGACAGTCCGTCGGCCGCCGAGTTCCGCCCGCCACAAGGCGACTCGATGGTCGAACTCGGGTGGGATCCGGCTCGCCGGTACGCCGAGTTGCCGTAGCAGTGTCACCACCGCATCGGCCGGATCGACCGGCCTGGCCGCGCTGTGCCCGTGCAGATCGATGAAGAGCTGCGCATCCGGGTACCGGTCACTGAGTGCGGCGGCTACGTGTACTGCGAGGGCAGTCTTCCCGATGCCCGCCATCCCATCGATAACCTGGATCACGGGTGCCGCTGGGTCCGCTCGTCGCACCGCCTCAACCATCCGCTGGACGGTCTCGGTCCGGCCGATGAGAG is from Micromonospora sp. WMMD1102 and encodes:
- a CDS encoding tetratricopeptide repeat protein, with translation MIEVRLLGPLQVHVDGESLPLGPPKQHAVLAMLATRPGRLVTLEELVDELWPDTAPASAVANRDLPTAGLRQETLPVLAGPAKPGLSPAPRRGAEQVLPTRWLPRPVLALIGRTETVQRMVEAVRRADPAAPVIQVIDGMAGIGKTALAVHVAAALSDRYPDAQLFIDLHGHSAARPVDPADAVVTLLRQLGVPASRIPPEFDHRVALWRAELGGRRTVVVLDNAGSRDQIEPLLPSAPGALVLVTSRRRLLASDGIPPESLGVLREDDAIELLATVAGPGRIRAELKAATTVVRRCGHLPLAIRLAGARLAHRPGWRVADLAQRLEHSGHVLGELSAEDRTVAAVFALSYEPLAERTQRVFRLLGLHPGEHFGLGLVAALADMSLEQSELVLDELVDRHLVEELRAGRFRLHDLLRGYAEQLVTSALESAERRSVTRRILDYYLHLALVATRAIEPVELTDQLGLDRPLRPDLVISDGSVGPEWLEEERDTLRRLVRVAAEDGHLNEVWRLARVIWRFYFIQGYNDEILETHRHALEAAIRLGNSAAIATIHNYRAYAWLQSGQPQRALRDLERAIQVRKSVDDRRGVCVSRTSLAIVYCQLGRLNESVAIHRQSFNERRRWAIDVLSALPSYGLPLMLLGRYAEALEVHRLHLCASRIARDQFNVAVALTNIGAVRLRLGQHDVAIRYLRAALRLKDRAGDSFGLPFALDNLGTAHRKLGQLQEARRHHELAFAAAARRGELLAQAAALNGIGLTLAELGRQAEALQYHRDALALATRASYAYEQGRALAAIADHLGSCDPAEARRHCERALMIFRSMGVPERFEVECQLAQLVED